A genomic window from Astatotilapia calliptera chromosome 12, fAstCal1.2, whole genome shotgun sequence includes:
- the LOC113034305 gene encoding glutathione hydrolase 5 proenzyme-like: MPESTEHVEGGNMSPISPLNEDTEDEDVGGANTTPMCPPNEDVKDEDVESAKTTCTCPPKVHPLLVVGAVCLIVGALVVGLPAFILYLKGKSECVKEPSADCPFSKAAVAADSEKCSRIGRDILRKGGSAVDAAIAALLCTSIINPQCAGIGGGVIFTVMDSSGKVKIINSRETVPRNVNSDLLKLCRKTTEQTTEWLQGSKWIGVPGEIRGYEAAHRLYGKLPWADLFQPTIKLAREGFPIPYYQGQHIPRIGNTSLRELYLDKNGNLLKTGDTVKFEKLADTLEMIANEGPDVFYNGTIAKNLTSDIQDAGGNLTREDLELYEAKVTDAWNISLGEYKLYFPPPPSGGAILSLILNIMKGYKMESEPKTTDEKILFYHRYIEALKFANELKTNISDPNFSSDEMAKNLTVDSFANHIRSLISSDKTHDPQYYGKNSYLDSIGTTHVSVLAEDGSAVSVTSSINDEFGSNVLSPSTGIILNNQLSDFCGRADNIFHGERPPSNMAPSVLKSPSKTLVIGGSGAETIPPAVASALMNHLWFGKSLKEAIITPVVLVDSKSEVKPEPKLEKDVVDGLEALGHKIAKFYNTVNAVEKAGSCISAWSDERKKGKAAGY; this comes from the exons ATGCCTGAATCAACCGAGCACGTTGAGGGAGGAAATATGTCTCCCATTTCCCCCCTCAACGAGGACACTGAGGACGAGGACGTTGGGGGGGCAAATACGACTCCTATGTGTCCCCCCAACGAGGACGTTAAGGACGAGGATGTTGAGAGCGCAAAAACGACTTGTACTTGCCCGCCCAAAGTTCACCCCCTATTAGTGGTAGGTGCAGTTTGTCTAATTGTAGGTGCTCTAGTAGTTGGTCTACCAGCTTTTATCCTTTATTTGAAGGGTAAAAGTGAGTGTGTCAAGGAACCCAGTGCTGATTGCCCTTTTTCAAAAGCTGCTGTGGCCGCAGACTCCGAGAAATGTTCACGGATTGGACG GGACATTCTTCGGAAAGGCGGCTCTGCAGTAGATGCTGCCattgctgcgctgctgtgcacCTCCATCATCAACCCACAGTGCGCAGGGATCGGAGGCGGGGTCATATTCACTGTGATGGACAGCTCTG GTAAAGTGAAAATCATCAACTCCAGAGAGACTGTCCCCAGAAATGTGAACTCTGACCTGCTTAAGTTGTGTCGTAAAACCACAGAGCAGACCACGGAGTGGCTACAAg GTAGCAAATGGATTGGGGTTCCTGGGGAAATTCGAGGTTATGAAGCGGCACACCGGCTTTATGGGAAGTTGCCGTGGGCCGACCTCTTTCAGCCGACCATCAAATTAGCCAGAGAAGGATTCCCTATTCCTTACTACCAAGGTCAACACATCCCACGCATTGGTAACACGTCACTACG GGAGTTATATTTAGATAAAAATGGGAACCTGCTTAAGACCGGTGATACTGTGAAATTTGAGAAACTGGCTGACACTTTGGAGATGATCGCAAACGAGGGACCAGATGTGTTTTACAACGGAACAATAGCAAAGAATTTAACCAGTGACATTCAGGATGCAG GAGGAAACCTCACACGGGAGGACTTGGAATTGTATGAAGCTAAAGTGACTGATGCGTGGAATATTTCTTTGGGAGAGTATAAGCTGTACTTCCCTCCGCCCCCTTCAGGAGGAGCCATCCTCAGCCTCATCCTCAACATCATGAAAG gatACAAAATGGAATCAGAACCTAAGACGACTGATGAAAAGATTTTGTTTTATCACCGTTATATTGAAGCTTTAAAATTTGCCAATGAATTAAAGACAAATATCAGCGATCCAAACTTCAGCTCAGATGAA ATGGCAAAGAATTTGACAGTGGATAGCTTTGCCAACCACATACGGAGCTTGATCAGCAGCGACAAGACTCACGATCCCCAGTATTACGGCAAAAACTCATATCTGGACAGCATCGGCACCACACATGTATCTGTGCTGGCTGAAGATGGATCTGCTGTGTCTGTCACCAGCAGCATCAATGACGA ATTTGGGTCCAATGTCCTCTCTCCAAGCACTGGAATCATTCTCAACAACCAGCTGTCTGACTTCTGTGGTAGAGCTGATAACATCTTTCATG GGGAGCGGCCTCCCTCCAATATGGCCCCTTCTGTGCTGAAGTCTCCGTCGAAGACGCTGGTGATTGGAGGGTCTGGTGCTGAAACGATTCCACCGGCAGTGGCCTCG GCGCTCATGAACCACCTTTGGTTTGGAAAGAGCCTTAAGGAGGCAATTATTACGCCTGTTGTTCTTGTAGACTCTAAAAGTGAAGTAAAACCTGAACCCAAGCTTGAAAAG GATGTAGTTGATGGTCTTGAAGCTCTGGGACATAAAATAGCAAAATTCTACAACACAGTTAACGCTGTGGAAAAGGCGGGCAGCTGTATCTCTGCATGGTCTGATGAAAGGAAAAAAGGCAAAGCTGCTGGTTACTGA